A genome region from Aliivibrio salmonicida LFI1238 includes the following:
- the nhaC gene encoding Na+/H+ antiporter NhaC — MTHSKPLRSFALALAPIAVMFGLLAIGYGLLGLQIEALLLTSATFTGFIAYKMGYNWDEIMNSIVEKLAKAMPVILILVSVGGLIASWMISGTIPYMVYWGLKVISPQYILIAAFFVTSVVSVCTGTSWGSAGTVGVALMGVAAGLDVSMAAAAGAVVSGAYFGDKISPLSDSTNFAPIVSGTTLYEHIQHMLYTTLPGFVIASIVFFFAGQYGDVASVSEPQKVLDILAGLESLYNLNILLIVPPIMILWGAFTKKPVLPLMLAASALAIVIGIFVQGFSLQQALQAFVNGFNIDMLNANGHTTDGLVPDIAKLLNRGGLFSMMSTILLVFCAFAFAGILSLTGALNVVLGRFLHLIHSTGQLILSTVIATITVVFTTSDGKLALLIPGELFQDAYRKMGLDTKNLSRTIEDAGTIIEPLVPWTAAGIYMASTLGVATLDYLPWAIQCYTGVIFAIIYGFTGFGIAKAPVTQDNDSLSPVEVK, encoded by the coding sequence ATGACACATTCAAAGCCTCTACGATCATTTGCTTTAGCCTTAGCCCCTATCGCTGTAATGTTTGGTCTGCTTGCAATAGGATATGGCCTACTCGGCCTACAAATTGAAGCCTTATTACTTACCTCTGCTACCTTTACTGGTTTCATCGCTTATAAAATGGGATACAACTGGGATGAAATAATGAATTCCATTGTAGAGAAACTAGCGAAAGCGATGCCTGTTATTTTAATTCTCGTTTCTGTTGGTGGCCTAATCGCAAGTTGGATGATCAGTGGCACCATTCCCTACATGGTCTATTGGGGCCTTAAAGTCATTAGCCCTCAATACATTTTAATCGCCGCTTTCTTTGTGACTAGCGTCGTCTCTGTGTGTACTGGTACATCATGGGGCTCAGCAGGAACCGTTGGTGTTGCGCTAATGGGCGTTGCCGCAGGTCTTGATGTTTCAATGGCAGCAGCGGCTGGTGCCGTCGTTTCTGGTGCGTATTTTGGCGATAAAATATCCCCACTTTCTGATTCAACTAACTTTGCACCGATCGTCTCTGGTACTACGTTATACGAACACATCCAACACATGCTCTACACGACCTTACCGGGATTCGTTATTGCATCTATTGTATTCTTCTTTGCAGGTCAATATGGCGATGTAGCAAGTGTAAGCGAGCCTCAAAAAGTACTCGATATCCTTGCGGGATTAGAAAGCCTATATAACCTTAATATTCTATTAATTGTGCCACCAATCATGATCTTATGGGGTGCGTTTACTAAAAAACCAGTACTTCCATTGATGCTTGCCGCTTCTGCTTTAGCGATTGTTATTGGCATTTTCGTGCAAGGTTTTAGCTTACAACAAGCACTGCAAGCGTTTGTTAATGGCTTTAATATCGATATGCTAAACGCAAATGGCCACACTACTGATGGCTTAGTTCCTGACATTGCAAAACTGCTTAACCGTGGTGGCCTATTCTCTATGATGAGCACCATTCTTCTTGTGTTCTGTGCCTTCGCTTTCGCAGGTATTCTAAGTTTAACTGGCGCACTCAATGTGGTTCTAGGTCGATTCTTGCACCTGATTCACAGTACAGGTCAATTAATTCTATCAACCGTTATCGCTACAATTACAGTGGTATTTACAACTTCTGATGGCAAATTAGCGCTATTAATTCCGGGTGAATTATTCCAAGACGCTTACCGTAAAATGGGATTAGATACCAAAAATCTATCTCGAACGATTGAAGATGCCGGCACCATTATCGAACCATTGGTTCCTTGGACAGCGGCAGGAATTTACATGGCAAGTACATTAGGCGTAGCAACGCTTGATTACCTACCATGGGCAATTCAATGTTACACCGGCGTGATCTTCGCCATCATTTATGGATTTACTGGCTTTGGCATTGCAAAAGCACCCGTAACTCAAGACAACGACTCACTATCTCCTGTTGAAGTAAAATAA